The DNA sequence AGATTGCGTGGAAGAGGTACAGAAGCAGAAGATGTGATACTGAAGCGTTTAAAGAAGGCAACAGAAGAATCAGCAGACATGGATAAATATGACTACATTGTTATCAATGATGATCTGGAGGAGTGCATACAGACGGTGAATTCAGTAATTGTAGGATATGCATGCAGAACATCGAATAATAAGGCATATATAAAAGAAATAAGGGATGACCTGAAAGGCATCTGGTAAGAAAAATAAATTCAGAAAGGGGATATAATATTATGTTACATCCATCATACACAGACTTAATGGCAGTTGTTAATTCAGAGGTTGAACCGGGAGAACATCCGGTAGTTCAGAGTAGATATTCTATCGTGCTTGCAACCGCTAAGCGTGCAAGAGAGATAATCGCAGGACAGGAGCCACTTGTAAATACAGCAAGCAATAAGCCTTTATCAATAGCAGTTGATGAGCTTTACAGCGGCAAAGTAAAGATTGTTGGCGATGACGAAGAAGAGAACTAATCAGAAAAAAGAGGTTGTTGCAGTTTTGCGCAGCCTTTTTCTTTTATAAAAAGGAGAGCGGCATATGAAAGCAAGAGAATTGTTAAAAGGATTACAGTATTCAGTAATCTGCGGAGACGAAGATGTTGAGATAAAAGAGATTTATAATGATTCCAGAAAAGTAGGGGAACAGGGGCTGTTCTTCTGTATTGTCGGGGCAAACTTTGATGGACATGCTTATGTAAAGAATGTAATTGATAAGGGAGCAGTCTGCCTGGTCGTTCAGAAGGATGTAGAGCCGGTTCCGGGAGTACTGATCGTAAAGGTAGACAGTACGAGATATGCAATGGGAATCGTCAGCAGCAATTTCTACGGAAATCCCTCATCCAAGCTGACAGTGATCGGTATCACAGGAACAAAGGGTAAGACAACAACGACATATATGATTCGCGAGATGCTAATGAGTGCAGGACATAAGACCGGTCTGATCGGAACGATAGAGATTATTGACGGCAATAATGTTACGGCAGCAAATAATACAACACCGGAATCCATGATCGTGCATAAGAAATTAAAGGATATGGTTGACAACGGATTAGACAGTGTTGTTATGGAGGTGTCTTCACAGGGGCTGATGCTTGACCGTGTGGCCGGGGTTGATTTTGATTATGGAATCTTTTCAAATCTTTCCAGAGATCATATCGGACCAAATGAACATAAGACATTTGAAGAATATGCGATGTGGAAAAGCAAATTATTCACAATGTGTAAAATTGGCATTTTTAATGCAGATGATCCACATGTAGATACAATGACAGAACATGCAACCTGTAAGATTGTAACATATGGAATTAATGGCGATTATGATTATAAGGCAAATAACCATAATCTGTATAATAAAGATGGTCATCTCGGTATCGGTTATCATTTGTCAGGAAAGTTAGATGGAGATGTGCTGGTCAATCTTCCGGGTAATTTCAGTATCTATAATTCCCTGGCAGCTATTGCAGTTGCAGATCTGATGGGTGTTCCATTTGACAAGATACAAGAGATCCTGAAAACGATCAAGGTAAAGGGAAGGGTAGAACTGATCCCGATATCGGACAAATTTACGATCATGATCGACTACGCCCATAATGCAGTAAGCCTGATGAGCATTCTGGAGACATTAAGAGAGTATAAGCCGAAAAGACTGGTCAGTCTGTTTGGCTGCGGTGGTAACCGTTCAAAAGAGAGAAGATATGAGATGGGTGAAGTGTCTGGTAATATGGCAGATCTTACGATCATTACTTCCGATAACCCAAGATTTGAAGAACCACAGGATATCATTAATGATATAAAGACAGGAATCAATAAAACTACAGGAAAGTATGTAGAGATTATTGACCGGAAGGAAGCAATCCGGTATGCGATCATGAATGCTGAACCGGGAGATGTGATCGTGCTTGCCGGGAAAGGACATGAAGACTATCAGGAGATCAAGGGCGTAAAGCATCATATGGATGAGAGAGACCTGATCAGAGAGGTACTGGAGGAAGAAGATGTTACCAAGATATGCGGATATAATAATCGATATTTCGCATGAAGCTATTGATCGTCCATTTCAATACAGAATACCGGATGGCCTGAGGGAAGATATCCGGCTTGGCAGTATGGTTAAGATCCCATTTGGCAGGGGAAATCATCTTCGAACCGGATATGTGATCGGATTTTCAGATCAGACAGAGTATCAGCCGGATCGGATTAAGGAGATTTCAGAACTCTGTGATCGTTCCGTGCCTGTGGAAGGGCGGTTGCTTGCGCTTGCGGCATGGATTCGTGAGAATTATGGATCTACAATGATCAATGCGATCCGTACGGTAATGCCGGTAAAAAAAACAATTCGACAATTAGTAGATCAGGTCGTGGTGCTTGCGGAGAATATGGATACAGAGCATCTGGCAGATATCAGGGAGCAATATCATAGAAAACATGCACAGGCAAAACTGCGTCTGTTACAGGCGTTAGAAGAAACGCCGGAACGATATCTTTCGATGGATGTCGTGAAGCAGAAATGGAATATATCACCGGCTACACTTAAAACGATGCAGCAGGACGGTGTAATTACTGTAATCAGTAAAGAACGGTATCGGACAGCAGGTGTTTATGATTATAAAGAGAATTTTCAGATCACTTTAAATAATGAACAGCAGGCAGTTGTAGATGAAGTGACTGGTGATATGGAACAGGGAAGACAGAAAACATATCTGCTACATGGAATTACCGGAAGTGGGAAAACGGAAGTCTATGTTAAAATTGTAAAAAAGACAATTGAGATGGGAAAACAGGCGATCATACTGATTCCGGAAATTGCCCTTACCTATCAGACAGTCCGCTATTTTAGAAATTATTTTGGTGACCGGGTGACTATCATTAATTCCAGGCTAAGTGACGGAGAAAAATATGATCAGTTTATGCGCGCGAAAAATGGAGATGTAGATGTCGTGATAGGCCCGCGTTCTGCATTATTTGCCCCATTTCAGAATCTGGGGATCATTATTATAGATGAAGAACATGAGACAAGTTATAAGAGTGATTACCCACCCAAATATCATGCGAGGGAGACTGCAGTAAAACGTGCAGAGCTCGAACATGCAAGCGTGCTTCTCGGTTCGGCAACTCCGTCCGTTGAGAGTTATCACAGGGCACTTAACGGGACATATCGTTTGCTTGAACTGCATGAACGTGCGGGAAGCGGACAGCTCGCAAAGACATCGATCGTTGACCTGAGAAAGGAATTAAAAGCAGGAAACCGATCTATCATAAGCAGGGAGCTTGCAGATGATATCGCGGATCGGCTTGCCCGCAGGCAGCAGGTAATGTTATTTATCAATAAAAGAGGATATAACAGCTTCGTTTCATGCAGAAACTGTGGTGAGGCACTTAAATGTCCGCACTGTGATGTCAGCCTGACCAGGCATGAAAATAACCGGATGATCTGTCATTATTGTGGATTCCAGATGCCTCAGCCAAAAGTATGTCCGTCCTGTCATTCCGGGCTGATCGGTGGATACGGAACAGGAACCCAGAAGCTTGAGGAGGAGGTTCAGCGGTTATTTCCTCAGGCGAGAGTCCTTCGTATGGATAAGGATACAACGGCAGCGAAGGATGCACATGAACAGATCTTAGAGAAGTTTGGAAACGGAGAAGCGGATATATTGGTTGGAACTCAGATGATCGTAAAGGGACATGATTTTTCGAATGTAACTCTGGTTGGAATCATTCTTGCAGATCTTACTTTATTCCAGAATGATTACCGGGCAGGAGAACGTACCTTTGATCTGATCACACAGGCGGCCGGAAGAGCCGGGAGAGGGACACAGCCGGGTAAAGTCGTGATCCAGACTTATAAGCCGGAGCATTATGCGATAAAGGCAGCAGCAGCTCAGAATTATTTGGATTTTTATAAGGAAGAAGAAGCGTACCGTGGACTTATGAAATATCCGCCGGAATGGAATATGATGGTGGTATTGATGGTATGTTCCGACGAGACTTTTCTGGATCAAATGGCGGAAGATATCTGTTCAAATATCAGAAGCTGTTCAGAAAATGACCGGGATATGAGAATAATCGGGCCATCGGCACCTGTAATAGCAAAGATACGAGATATTTACAGAAGGGTTGTCTATATTAAGAATTATCGGTATAATGAGCTGGTGGCTTTAAAAGACCAGATTGAAATATATGTATCAGAGAAAAAAGAACTTCAGGATTTTAGTCTGCAATTTGACTTTAATCCATTAAATATGTATTAAGGAGAGAATGAAAAATGGCAACAAGAAAGATAAGAATCGATGGCGACAGCGTTTTAAGAAAGAAATGTAAGCCTGTTACGGAGATGACACCACGGTTATCCCAGTTGATCGATGATATGTTTGATACCATGTACGAGGCGAATGGTGTCGGACTTGCAGCGCCACAGGTTGGAATTGTAAAGAGGATCGTTGTAATTGATATCGGAGATGAGCATCCATTGACGCTTATTAATCCTGAGATTATAGAGACGTCCGGTGAGCAGACCGGAGACGAGGGGTGTCTGAGCCTTCCGGGAAAGGTTGGACAGGTGACAAGGCCGATGCATGTTGTCTGTAAAGCACTGGATCGTGATATGAATGAGATCACGGTAACAGGTGAAGGCCTTCTGGCACGGGCAATCTGCCATGAGACAGACCATCTGGAGGGTATCTTATATAAAGATAAAGTAGAAGATGGTTTATACGAGACAGAATAGAAAAGTAAGCAGATAATAATAAGGAGGCAGAGACAGTCGTATGAATATTATATATATGGGAACCCCTGAATTTGCAGTAAAACCATTACAGACGATCGTAGATGCAGGACATAATGTCCTTGCATGTTTTACACAGCCGGACAAGCCAAAAGGAAGGGGCAAGACACTTCAGCCGACACCTGTTAAGGAAAAGGCTCTTTCTCTTGATATACCTGTCTATCAGCCGGTAAAACTCAGGGAAGAAGAAAATGTTCAGATTATCAGGGACTATCAGCCGGATGCTATCGTTGTTGCGGCCTATGGTCAGATATTGCCGGAATCAATCTTGAATATTCCAAAGTATGGCTGCATTAATATCCATGCGTCCCTGCTTCCCAAATACAGGGGAGCCGCTCCGATTGAATGGGCTATTATCAATGGTGAGACGGAATCCGGTGTCACAACGATGTATATGGCAAAAGGACTTGATACCGGAGATATGATCGAGAAGACGGTTGTTCCGATCACAGATACAGATACCGGTGTTACACTTCATGATAAACTTGCTGATGCAGGTGCAGCGTTGATCCTGTCTACGCTTACAAAGCTTGCGGATCATACAGCAGTACGAACCCCGCAGGATGATTCCTTAAGCTGCTATGCATCCATGTTAAAGAAAGAGCAGGGTGAGCTTGATTTTACGAAAGATGCAGCTTCACTGGAACGATTGATCAGAGGATTGCAGCCATGGCCGGTTGCTTATATGAAAATGAATCAGAAGACGGTACGTATCTATGAGGCTTCTGTATGTGAACAGACAGAGGAGACATTAGAGGATGGAACAAAGATCGTACCGGGGATGATCGTTCATGTGACGAAGAAAAACTTTACGGTTGCATGTGGAAGTGGAGCATTAACGATAAGAAAGCTTCAACCGGAAGGCAAGAAACCGATGGATTGTGCAGCATTTCTTGCAGGAAATAAACTTAAGACAGGTCAGATGGTATATGAGTAAAACTTCAAGAGAGATAGTTCTGGATATTCTGCTGGATATTGAAAAAAATGACAGATTTGCCGGTGAAGCATTAGGGGAAGCACTCCGGGCAAACCAGTTTATGAATAAAAAAGAGAGGGCTTACATCGGTCGGTTGACAGAAGGTGTAACAGAGCAGAAAATCAGATTGGATTATATTCTTAATCAATTTTCAAAAGTAAAAGTAAAAAAATGTAAACCGGTCATCCGCTGTATTTTACGGATGGCTGCTTATGAGATCTTTTATATGGATTCTGTTCCGGATGAGGCAGCCTGTAATGAATATGTGAACCTGACTGCTAAAAGAGGATTTCGGACATTAAAAGGCTATATGAACGGTGTCCTTCGAAACGTGTGCAGAAATAAAGCAGCTATCATCTTTCCGAAAAAAGAGGATGGTCTAGAAGCGTATCTGTCTGTTAAATATTCGATTCCGGAGGAACTGGTAAAATTCCTGTTAAATGATTACAGTGCAGAACAGTTAGAACAGATTCTGCAGGCGGGTGAAACAAATCGCGGAACGACGGTTCGTGTGAATACTATGCATACAACACTTGAGGAATTTCGGAATAATTTGATTGAAAAGGGCATAAAGGTAGAAAAAGGATATTATAATCCGACCTCTCTTATTATTTCGGGATATGATTATATTCGTATGGTTCCGGGATTTCATGAAGGCCTGTTTACGGTTCAGGATGAGAGTTCCAGTTTGCAGGTGCTTGCAGCAGGAATCAGACCGGGAAATGTGATCCTTGATGTCTGTGCGGCTCCGGGAGGAAAGACCATGTATGCGGCAGAACGCACCGGAGAGCAGGGACATGTGTATGCGAGGGATATTTCAGAAGAAAAGATCGATAAGTTGGAAGAAAATCTGGGCCGATTAGAGATTCATAATGTGACAACTAAGGTATGGAATGCAATGGAAACTGATCCGAAAATGATAGAAAAAGCAGATGTCGTTCTTGCGGATCTTCCATGCTCCGGACTGGGTGTTATGGCACGAAAAAATGATATCAAATATCATGTGACGGCAGACTCGATAAGTGAACTTGCCGAGATACAGAAGAATATTCTGGATGCCTGTGCGTCTTATGTAAAACCGGGTGGAACGTTAATTTTTTCCACCTGTACAATTGATCGGACAGAGAATGAAGAAAATGTAGAGATATTTTTAAAAAGGCACGAGGAGTATTATCTGGAAAGTCTTGCACCATATCTGCCGGAGAAGTTGAAAGAACGTGGAGAAAAAGGATATATCACGCTTTTGCAGGGAATTGATCATTGTGATGGATTCTTTATTTCGCGATTACGAAGAAAAAAATAATAGATGACAGAATGACACAGAGGAGTTGAGCTTCTCGTGTTATCAGTACATGATTCAGGAAGAAAAGAGTATGTTTACAGAGATAGAAGATATAAAGAAACTGGATATCCGTTCCATGATGTTTGATGAACTTGCGGTCTGGGTAAAATCAGTAGGACAGCCGGCGTTTCGAGCAAAACAGATATTTGAAT is a window from the Lachnospiraceae bacterium GAM79 genome containing:
- the rpoZ gene encoding DNA-directed RNA polymerase subunit omega, producing the protein MLHPSYTDLMAVVNSEVEPGEHPVVQSRYSIVLATAKRAREIIAGQEPLVNTASNKPLSIAVDELYSGKVKIVGDDEEEN
- a CDS encoding UDP-N-acetylmuramoyl-L-alanyl-D-glutamate--2,6-diaminopimelate ligase encodes the protein MKARELLKGLQYSVICGDEDVEIKEIYNDSRKVGEQGLFFCIVGANFDGHAYVKNVIDKGAVCLVVQKDVEPVPGVLIVKVDSTRYAMGIVSSNFYGNPSSKLTVIGITGTKGKTTTTYMIREMLMSAGHKTGLIGTIEIIDGNNVTAANNTTPESMIVHKKLKDMVDNGLDSVVMEVSSQGLMLDRVAGVDFDYGIFSNLSRDHIGPNEHKTFEEYAMWKSKLFTMCKIGIFNADDPHVDTMTEHATCKIVTYGINGDYDYKANNHNLYNKDGHLGIGYHLSGKLDGDVLVNLPGNFSIYNSLAAIAVADLMGVPFDKIQEILKTIKVKGRVELIPISDKFTIMIDYAHNAVSLMSILETLREYKPKRLVSLFGCGGNRSKERRYEMGEVSGNMADLTIITSDNPRFEEPQDIINDIKTGINKTTGKYVEIIDRKEAIRYAIMNAEPGDVIVLAGKGHEDYQEIKGVKHHMDERDLIREVLEEEDVTKICGYNNRYFA
- the priA gene encoding primosomal protein N' — encoded protein: MLPRYADIIIDISHEAIDRPFQYRIPDGLREDIRLGSMVKIPFGRGNHLRTGYVIGFSDQTEYQPDRIKEISELCDRSVPVEGRLLALAAWIRENYGSTMINAIRTVMPVKKTIRQLVDQVVVLAENMDTEHLADIREQYHRKHAQAKLRLLQALEETPERYLSMDVVKQKWNISPATLKTMQQDGVITVISKERYRTAGVYDYKENFQITLNNEQQAVVDEVTGDMEQGRQKTYLLHGITGSGKTEVYVKIVKKTIEMGKQAIILIPEIALTYQTVRYFRNYFGDRVTIINSRLSDGEKYDQFMRAKNGDVDVVIGPRSALFAPFQNLGIIIIDEEHETSYKSDYPPKYHARETAVKRAELEHASVLLGSATPSVESYHRALNGTYRLLELHERAGSGQLAKTSIVDLRKELKAGNRSIISRELADDIADRLARRQQVMLFINKRGYNSFVSCRNCGEALKCPHCDVSLTRHENNRMICHYCGFQMPQPKVCPSCHSGLIGGYGTGTQKLEEEVQRLFPQARVLRMDKDTTAAKDAHEQILEKFGNGEADILVGTQMIVKGHDFSNVTLVGIILADLTLFQNDYRAGERTFDLITQAAGRAGRGTQPGKVVIQTYKPEHYAIKAAAAQNYLDFYKEEEAYRGLMKYPPEWNMMVVLMVCSDETFLDQMAEDICSNIRSCSENDRDMRIIGPSAPVIAKIRDIYRRVVYIKNYRYNELVALKDQIEIYVSEKKELQDFSLQFDFNPLNMY
- the def gene encoding peptide deformylase, whose protein sequence is MATRKIRIDGDSVLRKKCKPVTEMTPRLSQLIDDMFDTMYEANGVGLAAPQVGIVKRIVVIDIGDEHPLTLINPEIIETSGEQTGDEGCLSLPGKVGQVTRPMHVVCKALDRDMNEITVTGEGLLARAICHETDHLEGILYKDKVEDGLYETE
- the fmt gene encoding methionyl-tRNA formyltransferase, with translation MNIIYMGTPEFAVKPLQTIVDAGHNVLACFTQPDKPKGRGKTLQPTPVKEKALSLDIPVYQPVKLREEENVQIIRDYQPDAIVVAAYGQILPESILNIPKYGCINIHASLLPKYRGAAPIEWAIINGETESGVTTMYMAKGLDTGDMIEKTVVPITDTDTGVTLHDKLADAGAALILSTLTKLADHTAVRTPQDDSLSCYASMLKKEQGELDFTKDAASLERLIRGLQPWPVAYMKMNQKTVRIYEASVCEQTEETLEDGTKIVPGMIVHVTKKNFTVACGSGALTIRKLQPEGKKPMDCAAFLAGNKLKTGQMVYE
- the rsmB gene encoding 16S rRNA (cytosine(967)-C(5))-methyltransferase RsmB, yielding MSKTSREIVLDILLDIEKNDRFAGEALGEALRANQFMNKKERAYIGRLTEGVTEQKIRLDYILNQFSKVKVKKCKPVIRCILRMAAYEIFYMDSVPDEAACNEYVNLTAKRGFRTLKGYMNGVLRNVCRNKAAIIFPKKEDGLEAYLSVKYSIPEELVKFLLNDYSAEQLEQILQAGETNRGTTVRVNTMHTTLEEFRNNLIEKGIKVEKGYYNPTSLIISGYDYIRMVPGFHEGLFTVQDESSSLQVLAAGIRPGNVILDVCAAPGGKTMYAAERTGEQGHVYARDISEEKIDKLEENLGRLEIHNVTTKVWNAMETDPKMIEKADVVLADLPCSGLGVMARKNDIKYHVTADSISELAEIQKNILDACASYVKPGGTLIFSTCTIDRTENEENVEIFLKRHEEYYLESLAPYLPEKLKERGEKGYITLLQGIDHCDGFFISRLRRKK